ACTAGAAGACATGAGCATACCCGGAGAACTTGTCTGGATACACGACACTTGCTGCTCAGCATCTGAACTCGTATATAGGTTTCTGCGCGGTAAAGGTCTCAGCCCAGAGTACTCTAGGATAGGGCTTTACGGCGCTATAGGAGACTACCTGGATGAAACGCCGTGGGTTAAACGTGAACTTAGTAATTGGGATAAGAGGTCCGTATACCTTGAAGCCGGCATACTGATACAAGGCCTTGAAGGCTCTCGCAGAGATTACGAATTCAAAAGACGCGTCGTAGAGCACCTCTCCGCGAATAGGTTACCGAGTACCATGAGCGAGCTCGTTGAGAAGAGCCTGAAGCAGGCTGTCGAAGATGAAAACTTAAGGATATGGGTTAAAAACAACGTAGCGAAATACGGGCTTGTAGCTTACGTATTAAACCCACCTGGTAGCGCCGGTAAGGCCGCAACCTACGCTAGGATATATGGCAGTGGAAAGGTCGGAGTAGCCGCTGAAGAACGTAAGGAGATCTACGTCATGAGTCTGCGTGGAGAGCACGGAGTAGACTTAAATAGGATATTGCGCGAACTCAGTAGAACGATCGGGATCAACGGTGGAGGTCACCCCACGGCCGCCGGGGCGAGGGTTAGTAAAAGCAAGTTCATGACCTTCATTGAGGAGTTGAGTAAGCGCGTGTACGGGAGTTAGTACCACCCTACTCGGGTTCTAGAGATTAGAGGGAGGCGTGTACGTGCTTTTCTTGAATTTGAGCTTTATCTCGTCGCCGGCCTCCCTTAAAACCTCCACCGTATAACCCCTTCTACTCGCAATAATTTTAGTAAGCCCGAGAGGTAGAATGGTCTTCTTCGTAATCACTATGAACTCTTCATATGCTCCTTCATCCAAGACCTTTAACAGAAGGGCTACTGGGTTCTCGTTGCAGCCAGTAGACCTGCTCAGATCCAGTTCGTGCACGTAGCAAACACCTCTACTAGAACCTGAAGTAAGTGGACTAATATAGTTGCATCCAAGGACCCTGCACTACGAGTAGGCGCGCTACCCATGGGCGATCCCCACTACACTCCTTGCTCCGCAAACGCGAGATCGTCAGCTAGCCCACTAACGGGCACTCTACGTGGGTATTCGTACATATAGCTATGTACACTGTATAGCTCCTAGTAAACATTTATAAACTCCTCTCCACAAAACACAATAAGTGGGGGTCAGTTAATGAAGGGGCTCCTTAAAGCTCGTGCACTTCCTACCGGCGTCTGGGCAATACTACTAATCGTGTTCCTACTAATAGGGTTCGTAATAGGGTACTTCATTCCGAGAGCGGGGGCGCCAGGCGTAGTTGCACCTACAGGCCTACCCAAGGAGATTCCAGTAGGAGTTATAGTTGCACTGAGTGGGGCATACGGCTCGTACGGTATACGAGAGGACGCCGCAGCTAGACTAGCCGAGAAGGATATAAATGAATTCGTGAAAAAGATAGGGCTCGACGTGAAGTTCGTATTTTACTACGAGGACTATGCCAGTAAACCTGATATAGCGTTGCAAAAAGCACAGGCCCTCGCTGCCAGAGGTGTAAAGGTAATTATCGGTGGCTTAATCAGCGGTGCCACCAAAGCGATTACCTCGTATGCCGAGGCAAACAAGATAGTCGTCATAACGGGGTCCTCTACAGCCGCGCGAAAGGACGTTGCACCACCAGCAGGTTACATTTTCAGGACGCTTCCCTCAGTTGAAGCCGAAGGGATTGCCACGGTCGACCTCATACTAAGTCTCGGCGTTAAAAACGTGATAATAATATCGCCCGAAGAATCCTACTCGCTCTCATTCAAAAACGCCTTCGTAAACGCGGCGAGGACGAAGGGCTTAAACGTAGTTGCAGACCTCACGTTCCCGGTAGACACTAAAGACTTTAACCCGCTAATAGACAGTATGGAGAGGGCTGCCGCACCTTACTTGGAGAGAAAAGAGGCGTTCGCAATAGTCTGTAACACGTGGGAAGACCACGCCACGGTCCTACTCACTCAAGCTAACGCTAGAAATAGTCCTCTACTGAAGGTCCTTTGGTTCGCATCCGACACATTACCGCTAAGCACTGTAGTGATCGAGCAGGTGGGGCCCATAGCTGAGAAGGTGAAGCTAATTGGAGGCCTATTCACAGGAGCCGCGTCCAAGGTTGCCGATCATGTGAGGGAATACACGCTATCTACACTAGGCCAAGAGCCGACAGTATACGCTTACGCAACATACGACGCTGCATGGATCGCAGCACTGGCAATACTGCTCGCGGGTAAATATGATGGTGAAGCCATAAGGAATGCCGTGCCTTTAGCTGCAAGCATATACTGGGGGGCAACCGGAAACATAGAGTTTAACAGTGAGGGTGACAGGAGCTTCGCGGACATGATATTCTACGGCGTCATAGGTGGTAAGTGGGAACCCGTTACCGTGTACAGGGTCCTAGAGAACAAGTTCTACTGGCTTAAAACAGTAGAAGTTCCCAAACTGTAATTTTTTGTCACTCCTGCTTTATAATAGGTCCATACGCGTGTAGGCCTGTAACTGGCTGGGTAATATGGTGAGCCCTCCCGAAATCCACTTAAAAACTCTAAATGTCACTAAAAGGTTCGGTGGCCTGGTAGCTGTCAATAAGGTTAGTGTAAGCATACCTAAAGGCTCCTTAACGCTCCTAATAGGGCCGAATGGTTGTGGAAAGACTACGCTGGTAAACACGATAACGGGGATCTACAAGCCGGATGAGGGAAAGGTGTACTTTAATAACGAGGACATTACGGGGTTGCCGTCGGATCAGGTGTATAGGAGAGGCCTGGTTAGGACGTTTCAAATACCGTCTCCTTTCACTAAGTTAAGCGTGCTTGATAACCTACTGGTAGCGGCTAGGGGCAATCCCGGCGAGAAGTTCAGATACCACCTGTTTAAAAAGGCCTGGTGGAGTTACGAGAAGAAGGCACTTGAAAAAGCCTTCGAGGTAATGAGAATACTTAATCTAGACAAATACTGGGATAGAGAAGTATCGGAACTAGATGCAGGAGCGCTTAAGCTGATAGAGATCGGGAGGGCGCTGATGTCTGATGCCCAAATGATAATACTGGACGAGCCTATAGCAGGCGTTAACCCTAAGCTAGCGCACAGTATTTTCTCACACATAGTGAACGTGAGAAACGAGCTCGGCATAACGTTCTTGATAATAGAGCACAGGCTAGATATAGCTCTCAAATACGCGGATTACGTGTACGTAATGAACCAGGGCCTGATAATATCTTCGGGGACGCCGTCGGAAATAGTCAAAGATGAAAAAGTTAGAGCAGTTTACCTAGGGAGGTAGGTGGCCGGTGCTCGTGGTTAAGAACCTGAATTCAGGCTATGGAAAATTCCACATACTTTACGATAT
This genomic stretch from Desulfurococcaceae archaeon harbors:
- a CDS encoding DHHA1 domain-containing protein, with the protein product MRWLIFAHGDGDGVASAALAKAYLEQLGYKTQTVFTHPVGLLDDIKEFAKDYNGIFIVDIALSEVHGNEVLGLLKELATRCTVIYVDHHPLLEDMSIPGELVWIHDTCCSASELVYRFLRGKGLSPEYSRIGLYGAIGDYLDETPWVKRELSNWDKRSVYLEAGILIQGLEGSRRDYEFKRRVVEHLSANRLPSTMSELVEKSLKQAVEDENLRIWVKNNVAKYGLVAYVLNPPGSAGKAATYARIYGSGKVGVAAEERKEIYVMSLRGEHGVDLNRILRELSRTIGINGGGHPTAAGARVSKSKFMTFIEELSKRVYGS
- a CDS encoding ABC transporter substrate-binding protein, with translation MKGLLKARALPTGVWAILLIVFLLIGFVIGYFIPRAGAPGVVAPTGLPKEIPVGVIVALSGAYGSYGIREDAAARLAEKDINEFVKKIGLDVKFVFYYEDYASKPDIALQKAQALAARGVKVIIGGLISGATKAITSYAEANKIVVITGSSTAARKDVAPPAGYIFRTLPSVEAEGIATVDLILSLGVKNVIIISPEESYSLSFKNAFVNAARTKGLNVVADLTFPVDTKDFNPLIDSMERAAAPYLERKEAFAIVCNTWEDHATVLLTQANARNSPLLKVLWFASDTLPLSTVVIEQVGPIAEKVKLIGGLFTGAASKVADHVREYTLSTLGQEPTVYAYATYDAAWIAALAILLAGKYDGEAIRNAVPLAASIYWGATGNIEFNSEGDRSFADMIFYGVIGGKWEPVTVYRVLENKFYWLKTVEVPKL
- a CDS encoding ABC transporter ATP-binding protein, whose amino-acid sequence is MVSPPEIHLKTLNVTKRFGGLVAVNKVSVSIPKGSLTLLIGPNGCGKTTLVNTITGIYKPDEGKVYFNNEDITGLPSDQVYRRGLVRTFQIPSPFTKLSVLDNLLVAARGNPGEKFRYHLFKKAWWSYEKKALEKAFEVMRILNLDKYWDREVSELDAGALKLIEIGRALMSDAQMIILDEPIAGVNPKLAHSIFSHIVNVRNELGITFLIIEHRLDIALKYADYVYVMNQGLIISSGTPSEIVKDEKVRAVYLGR